A portion of the Lolium rigidum isolate FL_2022 chromosome 1, APGP_CSIRO_Lrig_0.1, whole genome shotgun sequence genome contains these proteins:
- the LOC124647717 gene encoding uncharacterized protein LOC124647717 — translation MAAASIEKMECSISGTSAAAPPEQEPSWEYHLRKYLALLATLVATSTYAAGLSPPGGVWQENEDGGDGYKAGEPILYHSPRYLAFFYFNATAFAASLVVNLLLLVLNEKRTISLAVLRSVMVLDLLALMGAFATGSCEDPPTTAYVSTLVVALAAYVGIQILLAWYDKQETSQSQEEEGPDEALKIKEHRKELLVLATFATGISYAAGLSPPGGFRNDTEGDNQAGDPMLKARQSARLMAFFYFNTTAFVASLLVIVLLLGRKMQRYYAKLQLYGFILVVLLGLLGAYVAGSSWKADTAAYVVVLVAAVPVYIFLVIFAKVLVSGPPESSPSPARVLLGGGGRQGSRHADEANTSNKNKNEGIEKAKSLILLLATLAATITYQAGMNPPGGVWPSDALETEPPHKAGDPILLSTHEARYKVFFYCNSTSFVASLVVILMVHNKGLVRGHALEVAMILDLFGLIGAYAAGSCRDVSTSIYVMALAGAVLVYIVIHVVFFTLDNHDLSEEEKRRIDKRRKRLLLLAILVATITYQAGLTPPGGFWTKDGKTPDGHDYSAGSAILGDVSGEYRRRYLAYFYCNSTSFMASMALIIMLVNPNLYRPGIRSYALYVCMVVALFGLMGAYAAGSARQLQTSIYVFVVVGAVVAFIGVQLFVFFKLHQIWSPSNGDADGSSNKANKSSSSRRARPQWLKPSTEESDTSSRRKYLMLLAILAASITYQAGLKPPGGMFEDGDAAGNPVLRVSDLVRYRVFFYCNSASFAASVVVIVLLLQEFLQDDGQVYSLLIYAMKTAIVLDLLGLLGAYAAGSSREWDTSGYVIALAAAVLAFVAVHLVIWLVSDPSKRRKVGSSTPKVLTRSASYPAVVKFSATGRHFV, via the coding sequence ATGGCGGCGGCATCCATCGAGAAGATGGAGTGCAGCATCAGCGGAACGTCGGCGGCAGCGCCACCCGAACAGGAGCCGTCGTGGGAATACCACCTCCGGAAGTACCTCGCGCTGCTGGCCACGCTGGTGGCCACCTCTACCTACGCGGCAGGGCTGAGCCCGCCGGGTGGAGTCTGGCAGGAGAACGAGGATGGAGGCGATGGGTACAAGGCCGGCGAGCCGATTCTGTACCACTCTCCCCGGTACCTCGCCTTCTTCTACTTCAACGCGACCGCCTTCGCGGCCTcgctcgtcgtcaacctcctcctcctcgtcctgaaCGAGAAGCGGACGATCTCTCTCGCCGTGCTCCGGTCCGTCATGGTGCTGGACCTGCTCGCCCTCATGGGGGCCTTCGCCACCGGGAGCTGCGAGGACCCGCCGACCACCGCGTACGTCTCCACGCTCGTGGTCGCTCTCGCCGCCTATGTTGGCATCCAAATCCTCCTAGCTTGGTACGACAAGCAGGAGACCTCGCAGTCGCAGGAGGAGGAAGGCCCCGACGAAGCGCTCAAGATCAAGGAGCATCGCAAGGAGCTGCTTGTGCTGGCGACGTTCGCCACGGGCATCTCGTACGCCGCCGGCCTGAGCCCGCCCGGCGGCTTCCGCAACGATACCGAGGGAGACAACCAGGCCGGAGATCCCATGCTGAAGGCCAGACAGTCCGCGCGCCTGATGGCCTTCTTCTACTTCAACACCACGGCGTTCGTGGCGTCGCTACTCGTCATCGTGCTTCTCCTCGGCCGGAAGATGCAGAGGTACTACGCCAAGTTGCAGCTGTACGGATTTATCTTGGTCGTGCTGCTCGGACTTCTGGGCGCCTACGTCGCCGGGAGCTCCTGGAAGGCGGACACGGCCGCCTACGTGGTCGTTCTTGTCGCCGCTGTCCCCGTGTACATCTTCCTCGTGATTTTCGCCAAGGTGCTTGTCTCGGGTCCTCCCGAGAGCAGCCCCTCGCCGGCGCGCGTGTTGTTAGGTGGCGGCGGCAGGCAAGGGAGCCGCCACGCCGACGAGGCGAACACAAGCAACAAGAACAAGAACGAAGGCATCGAGAAGGCCAAATCTCTGATTCTGCTGCTCGCCACTCTCGCCGCGACCATTACTTACCAAGCGGGAATGAACCCGCCCGGCGGCGTCTGGCCGAGTGACGCTCTGGAGACGGAGCCACCCCACAAGGCCGGCGACCCGATCCTCCTGTCGACGCACGAGGCGCGCTACAAGGTGTTCTTCTACTGCAACTCCACCTCGTTCGTGGCGTCCTTGGTGGTCATCCTCATGGTCCATAACAAGGGCCTGGTAAGAGGGCACGCGCTGGAGGTGGCCATGATACTAGACCTGTTCGGCCTCATCGGTGCTTACGCCGCCGGGAGTTGCCGGGACGTAAGCACTTCCATCTACGTCATGGCACTGGCAGGCGCCGTCCTGGTCTACATCGTGATCCACGTCGTCTTCTTCACGCTGGACAACCATGACCTGAGcgaagaggagaagaggaggatcGACAAACGGCGCAAGCGGCTGCTCCTCCTCGCCATCCTGGTGGCCACCATCACCTACCAGGCCGGCCTCACCCCGCCGGGCGGCTTCTGGACGAAGGACGGCAAGACCCCAGATGGCCACGACTACAGCGCGGGGTCCGCGATCCTCGGAGACGTCAGCGGCGAGTACCGGAGGAGGTATTTGGCCTACTTCTACTGCAACTCGACGAGCTTCATGGCGTCCATGGCGCTCATCATCATGCTGGTGAACCCGAACCTGTACCGGCCGGGCATACGATCGTACGCGCTCTACGTTTGCATGGTCGTGGCGCTGTTCGGCCTGATGGGCGCCTACGCCGCCGGGAGCGCACGGCAGCTTCAGACGTCCATCTACGTCTTCGTGGTCGTCGGCGCGGTGGTGGCCTTCATCGGCGTCCAGCTGTTCGTCTTCTTCAAATTGCACCAGATTTGGTCCCCGTCCAACGGAGATGCAGATGGAAGCAGCAACAAGGCGAACAAGTCATCTTCCTCGCGGCGGGCCCGACCACAATGGCTCAAGCCCAGCACGGAGGAGAGTGACACTTCGAGCCGCCGGAAGTACCTGATGCTGCTGGCGATCCTGGCGGCGAGCATCACCTACCAGGCCGGCCTCAAACCGCCGGGCGGCATGTTCGAGGACGGGGATGCCGCGGGGAACCCGGTGCTGCGCGTGAGCGACCTGGTCCGGTACCGGGTCTTCTTCTACTGCAACTCTGCCTCCTTCGCGGCGTCGGTGGTCGTCATCGTCCTGCTGCTGCAGGAGTTCCTTCAGGACGACGGCCAAGTGTACAGCCTGCTAATCTACGCCATGAAAACGGCGATCGTGCTGGACCTGCTGGGACTCCTGGGCGCGTACGCCGCCGGGAGCAGCCGGGAGTGGGACACCTCCGGTTACGTCATCgcgctggccgccgccgtgctcgcctTCGTCGCCGTGCATCTCGTGATCTGGTTGGTGAGCGACCCGAGTAAACGACGGAAAGTGGGCAGTAGCACGCCCAAAGTATTAACGAGGTCTGCCTCGTACCCGGCCGTGGTGAAGTTCAGTGCAACTGGTCGCCATTTCGTATAG